In Chloroflexota bacterium, the DNA window ATATGGCTGATACGTTCTGCTTCAACCTTGCTCTGGGCCTGCAGTTCGCCGATAACGTCATTGATGGTGGCGACTACCGCCTGCTGCAGTTTCTTCAGGCCACCCGCTTTCTGGCAGTAGGCAATGCGGGTGATGACGTCTTCCCCGTAGCTTATCTGCCCGTTGTAGGCCATGCTCCCGGCAATGACCTGGCCGCGGTTTAAATCGAGCAGCTGCCCGCAGACAGTGGTGGTGCCAATGTCAAAGGCCAGCGAGTAATGTTTATCTCTCGTGTCCCCGGCCTCGATATTAATCACCCGTGGCCGACGCCTGTCTCCAGCCCTTGGTTTCACCGCCGTGACCAGCGTCGTTATGGTGGCTTTCCAGTCGCCGTCGCGCAGCGTTTTTGCCAGCTTCTGTACCACGTGGAAGTCAATGGACAGATTGCTCAGATGGTAACGCTGCCTGAGGCCCCTGAGCAGACGGGAAAGGTCGCTGGTGTTATCATCCAGCGTAGGCGGCGACAGCTCCACGAAGTACTTGCTTAAAGGGGGCACAAACCGCCAGCCGGTGGCCAGGACCTCGGAAACCTGCTTCTGTTCACGGGCCAGGACCGCTTTTTCCAGCCTTGACTCTACCGGAACATAAACGGACAAATCTGAGAGAACCCGACTCTGGCAGGCCTGCCTGATACCTTTACTGAATTCCTCATCGGAGACTTTATCGGTCCGGGTGGTCTCTACCTCTCCCTTTTCAATCTGTACTTTACAGGTGCCGCAGGTGCCAGCCCCACCGCAGGAAGCGTAAATACGCACTCCGGCAGCAATGGCTGCCTGCAGCAGATTTTCCCCCTGGTCCACCACAATTTCCGCGTTGTCCGGGTTGAAGTGGACTTTCAGTTTTTTCTTTCCCGTCGTCCTGACCATCTATTTATTATTGTTACAGGTGATTGTTTAAAAGAGTCCCTGTACCTTGCCCGTGTTGACGTCCACATCAACCCTGCGGAAGGCGGGGTCGGAGCTGGTGCCTGGCATAAGGCTGATGGTACCGGCGCAGGGGCAGAGGAACTTGGCTCCCGAGTAGATAAGGATATCGCGGATGGGCAGTGTCCAGCCTTTGGGCACTCCCTTTCGCGCTGGCTCATGGGTGAGGCTCAGGTGTGTCTTCACCATCATGGTGGCGTACTCGTCATATTTGTTATCCGATTCAAATTGCTTGGCCTTGGCCTCAGCGTCCGGCGTCCAGGAGACGCCGTCGGCGCCGTAGACCACCTTGGCGATATTCTCCACCCGCTCGCGCAGTTTCATCTCCATAGGGTAGAGGAACTGAAAGTCGTTCTGGTCATTGCAGGCATCTATCACGGCATCGGCAAGCTCCAGAGCGCCCTCACCGCCGTTTGCCCAGTGAGAGGCAACGGCGCAGCGTGCTCCCGCCTCCTCGGCTGCTTTGCGCACCGTGGCGATTTCCTCTTTGGTATCAGTGGGGAAGCAGTTGATGCACACCACCGGCTTGATGCCAGATGTCTGGATGGTTTTGATATGGTGCAGCATATTGGGCAGGCCTTTCTCCAGAAGACCCAGGTCCTCTTTGGTGTAGGCTTCAGGCAGCGGAATTCCGGCCACCACCTTGGGGCCGCCGCCGTGCATCTTCAGCGCGCGGATGGTGGTGGTGAGCACGGATACGTGCGGCTTGAGGCCGCTGTAACGGCACTTAACATTCCAGAATTTCTCAAAACCGATGTCAGCGGCGAAGCCGCTCTCGGTGACGTGATAGTCAAATAATTTAAGGCCTACGCGGTCGCCGATGATGGAGGACTGCCCCACGGCGATATTGGCGAAGGGTCCGGCGTGAACCATCACCGGCTGGTATTCCACCGTGGAACAGAGGGTGGGATTGATGGTATTGCGCATCCAGGCGGTCATGGCGCCGCCCACCTCTAAATCGCCGGTGGTTACCGGGTTGCCCTTTTTATCATATGCCAGGGTAACCTGGTCCATCCTCGCTCGCAGGTCGGCCAGGTCCCTGACGATGGATAGCATTGCCATCAGCTCGGAGCCCACGGCGATGCCGAACTTCGACTGCATCATATAGCCGTCCATGCGGCCACCGAGCCCGATGATTATCTGGCGCAGGCTCTGGGCACAGAAGTCCATCACCCAGCCCATCTCCACCCGGGTGGGGTCAATGTCCATCCGGCGCATCTTGGTCAGTCGTTCCAGCTGTTCGTCATCGTAGTTGCGCTCGTGCTGCATCCGGGCAGTCAGGGCAATCATGGCCAGGTTATGGGCGTTGACGATGTCATTGATGTCACCGGTGAGGCCCATGGAGAACTCGGCCATGGGGATGAGGAGCGCGTTGCCGCCACCGGCGGCGGTGCCCTTGATATTCATGGTGGGTCCGCCGGAAGGCTGACGGAGGCAGCCACCGACATTCATGCCCTTCTTGCCCAGCCCTTCTATGAGCCCCAGCGAGGTGGTGCTTTTCCCCTCGCCGAGGGGGGTGGGGGTGATGGCGGTTACCTCAATGTACTTGCCGTCAGGCTTGTCTTTAAGGCGGTCGATAATCTTCAGAAAATCGAGTTTGGAGATTCTGCCATAGGGAAGAATCTCGTCTTTTTTAAGCCCAATCCGCTCACGCCACTCCTCTGGCATCGGCATATTCGCCTCGGCCGCTTCGGCAATCTGCCAGTCCTTCATTTTGGTTGCGTCGTATGCCACGGGGACCTCCTGTATCGTATTTTTCGTAGCTAATCTTATTTAAATCGGGCGTTTTCTTTTACAGATACCAGCTTCTGATAGATATTCATTACTTCGTCTGTAACCGCAGAACTGGCGTCAAATAAAGATTTATCGGCCAGGTCGGCATCAACGATTGCCTGGTCGTAGGGGATAAAGCCAAGAAATTCCAGGTCAGGCAGGCTGGAAATGAGGAAATCGCGGTCTGACGGGGCACGAACTTTATTGCCCACGACGGCGATATTTTTCAGGCCGATATCACTGGCCAGTTCATTTATGGCGCGGGCGGTTTCCAGGCTCCGCCGCCCCGGCTCCACCACCACTATCAATTTATCGACGGCACCGGCAGTTGCCCTCCCAAGGTGCTCTATACCTGCTTCCATATCCATAATGATGACCTCATCTCTGGCCAGAAGCAGGTGGCTCATCAATGCTTTGAGCAGCGCGTTTTCCGGGCAGTAGCAGCCGGTCCCCCCCTTCTTGATTCGCCCCATGACCATCAGCCTGATACCGTCAAGCCGTTGCCAGTGCTTCTCTGGAAGGTCGTCCACCTTGGGATTCATTCTGAAGTAAGCGCCCGAGCGCCCCGGCTGGGTTTCCGTACGCTCGGCGATGAGGTCTTTCATTTCCGAAATGGGAACGATATCTTCCGGATGGGTGAAGCCAAGGGTGGCGGCGAGATTGGCATCGGGGTCAGCATCGATAGCGAGGACGGAATAGCCGGACGCAGCAAAAGTATGGGCCAGCAGGGATGTTAAAAGCGTCTTGCCCACACCGCCTTTACCGCTAATCGCAATCTTCATAATTTGATACGCAGTATCCCTTATACCTGGCTGCTCTGGGGAGGATATATTTGTTATTTAAAGACGTTTACTTCGCCGCTTATTATACTACCTATTTATTTTAAGTGGCAAGGGTCAGCGATTAATTTTCAATAAGACAGAGGTATCAAACCGCCAGCGTGGAAAGGTGTTTTATTCTTTTCAACATGTTGGGGTGCGTGGTGAAAACTTCCATCAGCTTTTGGGACCTGCTCAGCTTTATCTCTTTCTGGCGCAGCTCCATGAGTTCATCATATTCAATGGTGCCGCTCATATCCAGGTCAATCTGGGAAAGCTCTTTTATCTCGTAGTAGGAGCGTGAGGGGTCATTGACGAAGAAGGCCTTAACTCCCTCCACCCGTCGCAGTTCCTCACTGTTGCGCATGCGGG includes these proteins:
- a CDS encoding AAA family ATPase — protein: MKIAISGKGGVGKTLLTSLLAHTFAASGYSVLAIDADPDANLAATLGFTHPEDIVPISEMKDLIAERTETQPGRSGAYFRMNPKVDDLPEKHWQRLDGIRLMVMGRIKKGGTGCYCPENALLKALMSHLLLARDEVIIMDMEAGIEHLGRATAGAVDKLIVVVEPGRRSLETARAINELASDIGLKNIAVVGNKVRAPSDRDFLISSLPDLEFLGFIPYDQAIVDADLADKSLFDASSAVTDEVMNIYQKLVSVKENARFK
- a CDS encoding formate--tetrahydrofolate ligase, which produces MAYDATKMKDWQIAEAAEANMPMPEEWRERIGLKKDEILPYGRISKLDFLKIIDRLKDKPDGKYIEVTAITPTPLGEGKSTTSLGLIEGLGKKGMNVGGCLRQPSGGPTMNIKGTAAGGGNALLIPMAEFSMGLTGDINDIVNAHNLAMIALTARMQHERNYDDEQLERLTKMRRMDIDPTRVEMGWVMDFCAQSLRQIIIGLGGRMDGYMMQSKFGIAVGSELMAMLSIVRDLADLRARMDQVTLAYDKKGNPVTTGDLEVGGAMTAWMRNTINPTLCSTVEYQPVMVHAGPFANIAVGQSSIIGDRVGLKLFDYHVTESGFAADIGFEKFWNVKCRYSGLKPHVSVLTTTIRALKMHGGGPKVVAGIPLPEAYTKEDLGLLEKGLPNMLHHIKTIQTSGIKPVVCINCFPTDTKEEIATVRKAAEEAGARCAVASHWANGGEGALELADAVIDACNDQNDFQFLYPMEMKLRERVENIAKVVYGADGVSWTPDAEAKAKQFESDNKYDEYATMMVKTHLSLTHEPARKGVPKGWTLPIRDILIYSGAKFLCPCAGTISLMPGTSSDPAFRRVDVDVNTGKVQGLF